One window of Populus nigra chromosome 5, ddPopNigr1.1, whole genome shotgun sequence genomic DNA carries:
- the LOC133694443 gene encoding transcription factor BHLH42 isoform X1, with amino-acid sequence MATPPSSRLQTMLQAAVQSVQWTYSLFWQMCPQQGTLVWGDGYYNGPIKTRKTVQPMEVTTEEASLQRSQQLRELYDSLSIGETNQPARRPCAALSPEDLTETEWFYLMCVSFSFPPGVGLPGKAYARRRHVWLTGANEIDSKTFSRAILAKSARVQTVVCIPLLDGVVEFGTTDKVQEDLGLIQHVKTFFSDHHHRHLTPPKPALSEHSTSSPATSSHDHPRFHPPPIPPFYVAAEPSANAEQIDEDDEEDEEEEEHDSDSEAETSRDDHLEPRQAQNPHQVAAAEPSELMQLEMSEDIRLGSPDDGSNNLDSDFPLTGPDNSMDHRSRADSYKAESARRWTMLQDNPFSGNLQPSASGPPPLEDLAQEDTHYSQTISTILRSQPVWLAAEPSSIAYEARYHQSAFSRWTNRSDHLFHVSVETTSQWLLKYILFSVPHLHSKNREDNSPKSRDGEAASRFRKGTPQDELSANHVLAERRRREKLNERFIMLRSLVPFVTKMDKASILGDTIEYVKQLRQKIQDLETRNKQMESEQRPRSVDRPQRTSTSDSLKKQKSGVTVVDRARSLGPVPDKRKMRVVEDSAGGGAKPKTVGALPQPEPVVHKELETSVEVSIIESDALLELECGFREGLLLDIMQMLRELRIETIAVQSSLNNGIFAGELRAKVKENVNGKKVSIVEVKRAIHKIIPHD; translated from the exons ATGGCTACCCCGCCTAGTAGCCGCTTGCAGACTATGTTACAGGCTGCAGTGCAATCGGTTCAATGGACATACAGTCTCTTTTGGCAAATGTGTCCACAACAAGG GACCTTAGTGTGGGGAGATGGGTATTACAATGGGCCAATCAAGACTAGAAAAACAGTGCAACCAATGGAGGTTACGACTGAAGAAGCCTCCTTGCAAAGGAGTCAGCAGCTTAGAGAGCTCTATGATTCATTATCAATAGGAGAGACCAACCAGCCAGCACGTCGACCTTGCGCCGCCTTGTCACCGGAGGACTTGACGGAGACTGAGTGGTTCTATCTGATGTGTGTTTCCTTCTCTTTCCCTCCTGGTGTTGG GTTACCAGGAAAGGCCTACGCAAGGAGACGACACGTATGGCTTACTGGTGCCAACGAGATTGATAGCAAAACTTTCTCCAGAGCAATCCTTGCCAAG AGTGCTCGTGTACAG ACTGTGGTGTGCATCCCTCTTCTCGATGGTGTTGTTGAATTTGGCACAACAGACAAG GTTCAAGAGGATCTTGGGCTTATCCAACACGTAAAAACCTTCTTTAGTGACCACCACCACCGCCACCTTACTCCCCCAAAACCAGCTTTATCCGAGCACTCCACTTCCAGCCCTGCCACCTCCTCTCATGACCACCCTCGTTTCCATCCTCCACCCATTCCTCCCTTCTATGTGGCTGCAGAGCCATCAGCCAATGCCGAACAAATTGATGAGGATGACGAAgaagatgaggaggaggaggaacatGATTCAGACTCAGAAGCCGAAACCAGTCGCGATGATCACTTAGAACCGAGACAAGCTCAAAACCCTCATCAAGTTGCAGCAGCTGAGCCGAGCGAGTTGATGCAACTTGAGATGTCTGAGGATATCAGGCTTGGTTCTCCTGATGATGGGTCTAATAACTTGGACTCggattttcctttgactggtcCAGACAACTCGATGGATCACCGGAGCCGAGCTGACTCGTATAAAGCGGAGTCCGCTCGGAGGTGGACAATGTTGCAAGACAACCCTTTCAGTGGCAACCTTCAGCCATCAGCTTCAG GACCACCTCCACTAGAAGACTTGGCGCAAGAGGACACGCACTACTCCCAAACCATATCGACCATCCTCCGAAGCCAACCGGTATGGCTGGCAGCAGAGCCATCGTCCATTGCATACGAGGCACGCTACCACCAATCAGCCTTTTCCAGGTGGACAAACCGCTCCGATCACCTCTTCCACGTGTCAGTTGAGACCACCTCTCAGTGGCTCCTGAAATACATTCTCTTTAGCGTACCACACCTCCACAGCAAAAACCGCGAGGACAATTCCCCAAAGTCACGTGATGGTGAAGCAGCCAGTCGGTTCCGCAAGGGGACCCCACAGGATGAGCTCAGTGCCAATCACGTGCTAGCAGAACGACGCCGGAGAGAGAAGTTAAACGAGAGGTTTATAATGCTAAGGTCGCTAGTGCCCTTCGTGACCAAAATGGACAAAGCATCAATATTAGGGGACACAATTGAATACGTGAAGCAACTCCGTCAAAAAATCCAGGATTTGGAGACGCGTAATAAACAGATGGAGAGTGAGCAACGCCCAAGATCGGTGGACCGTCCACAGAGGACTTCTACTTCCGATAGTTTGAAAAAGCAAAAGAGTGGGGTCACAGTGGTGGATCGGGCGAGGAGTCTTGGGCCTGTGCCAGATAAGAGGAAGATGAGGGTCGTAGAGGATAGTGCTGGTGGTGGTGCCAAGCCCAAAACGGTGGGTGCCTTGCCACAGCCAGAGCCGGTGGTCCATAAGGAGCTGGAGACCAGCGTAGAGGTGTCGATAATAGAGAGTGACGCATTGTTAGAGTTGGAATGTGGTTTTAGAGAGGGGCTTTTATTAGACATAATGCAAATGCTAAGGGAGCTCAGGATAGAAACTATTGCGGTTCAGTCTTCTTTGAACAATGGGATCTTTGCAGGGGAATTGAGGGCCAAG GTGAAGGAGAATGTTAATGGAAAGAAGGTGAGCATTGTGGAGGTGAAGAGAgcaatacataaaataataccCCATGATTGA
- the LOC133694177 gene encoding uncharacterized protein LOC133694177, with protein sequence MAGIDDGEVGFEEALSCLPSHVLDEAIWDSKEYVKQHHHHQYRSLPKLPLDPHPQRPKSSPRPDCRTKYATNWASGGPGMQAVFLDSGKKSSGTGVFLPQRAGTNMESSKKPACAPVLLPARVVQALNINVHEIGLHITPRQDAKNKSKGRDCNSFKKKNSKDVSAQCAVAINNENSSPEIFLPKEWTY encoded by the exons ATGGCCGGTATTGACGATGGAGAAGTTGGATTTGAAGAAGCACTTTCATGCCTACCTTCTCATGTTCTAGATGAGGCTATATGGGACTCCAAG GAATATGTGAAgcaacaccaccaccatcaaTATCGCAGTCTTCCCAAATTGCCTCTGGACCCACATCCACAG CGCCCAAAATCCAGCCCAAGACCAGATTGTAGAACAAAATACGCCACTAACTGGGCATCAGGGGGCCCTGGAATGCAAGCTGTTTTTCTAGATTCTGGTAAAAAATCATCAGGGACCGGAGTTTTTCTTCCACAAAGGGCAGGAACCAACATGGAATCTAGCAAGAAGCCAG CTTGCGCTCCTGTTCTCCTCCCCGCACGTGTTGTTCAAGCTCTAAATATCAATGTGCATGAAATAGGGTTGCACATAACACCCCGGCAAG AtgccaaaaataaatcaaaaggcaGAGACTGCAATTctttcaagaagaaaaatagcAAGGACGTGTCAGCACAATGCGCTGTTGCAATAAATAATGAGAATTCTTCACCAGAGATATTTCTTCCCAAAGAGTGGACTTATTGA
- the LOC133694176 gene encoding uncharacterized protein LOC133694176 isoform X2, which produces MEESSSDMEFTEIETNADSIDNSVIFHVIKSVFGFVLYMHQQIPSIFQDISLEFDSLQTEYKELASVRRNHISRMREVKHGIKRLEKLVNTVGGLESALQLIISEVLCIEEVILVLGASPIRPQHVYELCFSRGNAVPRDDGGFAKSKVAEGLSRKAVRALISKGAGSSSYPGPSKLFLLVKAPSSFNLPLHFLPKRDFRYSKKIVPSRLQIKCRKVLEMDAPDCGSQTSSSRNSRESASNDLIWFQCRHVVKGLAFKIPTEE; this is translated from the exons ATGGAAGAAAGCTCATCGGATATGGAGTTCACAGAGATCGAGACCAACGCTGACTCGATCGACAACTCAGTCATATTCCATGTTATCAAAAGCGTTTTCGGTTTTGTTCTCTATATGCACCAGCAAATCCCTTC GATTTTTCAGGATATTAGTCTTGAATTTGATTCGTTGCAAACAGAGTATAAAGAGCTG GCATCTGTTCGAAGAAATCACATTAGTAGAATGAGGGAGGTGAAACATGGGATTAAGAGACTGGAGAAATTGGTGAATACAGTTGGTGGGCTCGAGAGTGCGTTGCAGCTCATAATTAGTGAGGTTCTTTGCATTGAGGAAGTGATTTTAGTACTTGGGGCTAGTCCAATACGGCCCCAGCATGTCTATGAATTGTGCTTTTCGCGTGGAAATGCTGTCCCAAGAGATGATGGTGGTTTTGCTAAAAGCAAAGTTGCAGAAGGGCTTTCAAGAAAG GCTGTTCGTGCGTTGATCTCGAAGGGTGCTGGATCTAGTTCGTATCCAG GTCCTAGTAAATTGTTTCTGTTGGTTAAAGCTCCATCTTCTTTCAACTTGCCCCTGCATTTTCTTCCAAAACGTGACTTCAGATACAGTAAAAAG ATTGTGCCTTCCAGGCTGCAAATTAAGTGTAGAAAAGTTCTGGAAATGGATGCTCCTGATTGTGGTTCTCAAACCAGCAGCTCCAGAAATTCGAGAGAATCTGCTTCAAATGATTTAATCTG GTTTCAATGTCGCCATGTGGTCAAGGGCCTTGCATTCAAGATCCCAACAGAAGAATGA
- the LOC133694176 gene encoding uncharacterized protein LOC133694176 isoform X1, whose product MEESSSDMEFTEIETNADSIDNSVIFHVIKSVFGFVLYMHQQIPSIFQDISLEFDSLQTEYKELETTITNTELKASVRRNHISRMREVKHGIKRLEKLVNTVGGLESALQLIISEVLCIEEVILVLGASPIRPQHVYELCFSRGNAVPRDDGGFAKSKVAEGLSRKAVRALISKGAGSSSYPGPSKLFLLVKAPSSFNLPLHFLPKRDFRYSKKIVPSRLQIKCRKVLEMDAPDCGSQTSSSRNSRESASNDLIWFQCRHVVKGLAFKIPTEE is encoded by the exons ATGGAAGAAAGCTCATCGGATATGGAGTTCACAGAGATCGAGACCAACGCTGACTCGATCGACAACTCAGTCATATTCCATGTTATCAAAAGCGTTTTCGGTTTTGTTCTCTATATGCACCAGCAAATCCCTTC GATTTTTCAGGATATTAGTCTTGAATTTGATTCGTTGCAAACAGAGTATAAAGAGCTG GAGACGACAATTACAAATACCGAATTAAAGGCATCTGTTCGAAGAAATCACATTAGTAGAATGAGGGAGGTGAAACATGGGATTAAGAGACTGGAGAAATTGGTGAATACAGTTGGTGGGCTCGAGAGTGCGTTGCAGCTCATAATTAGTGAGGTTCTTTGCATTGAGGAAGTGATTTTAGTACTTGGGGCTAGTCCAATACGGCCCCAGCATGTCTATGAATTGTGCTTTTCGCGTGGAAATGCTGTCCCAAGAGATGATGGTGGTTTTGCTAAAAGCAAAGTTGCAGAAGGGCTTTCAAGAAAG GCTGTTCGTGCGTTGATCTCGAAGGGTGCTGGATCTAGTTCGTATCCAG GTCCTAGTAAATTGTTTCTGTTGGTTAAAGCTCCATCTTCTTTCAACTTGCCCCTGCATTTTCTTCCAAAACGTGACTTCAGATACAGTAAAAAG ATTGTGCCTTCCAGGCTGCAAATTAAGTGTAGAAAAGTTCTGGAAATGGATGCTCCTGATTGTGGTTCTCAAACCAGCAGCTCCAGAAATTCGAGAGAATCTGCTTCAAATGATTTAATCTG GTTTCAATGTCGCCATGTGGTCAAGGGCCTTGCATTCAAGATCCCAACAGAAGAATGA
- the LOC133694443 gene encoding transcription factor BHLH42 isoform X2 gives MATPPSSRLQTMLQAAVQSVQWTYSLFWQMCPQQGTLVWGDGYYNGPIKTRKTVQPMEVTTEEASLQRSQQLRELYDSLSIGETNQPARRPCAALSPEDLTETEWFYLMCVSFSFPPGVGLPGKAYARRRHVWLTGANEIDSKTFSRAILAKTVVCIPLLDGVVEFGTTDKVQEDLGLIQHVKTFFSDHHHRHLTPPKPALSEHSTSSPATSSHDHPRFHPPPIPPFYVAAEPSANAEQIDEDDEEDEEEEEHDSDSEAETSRDDHLEPRQAQNPHQVAAAEPSELMQLEMSEDIRLGSPDDGSNNLDSDFPLTGPDNSMDHRSRADSYKAESARRWTMLQDNPFSGNLQPSASGPPPLEDLAQEDTHYSQTISTILRSQPVWLAAEPSSIAYEARYHQSAFSRWTNRSDHLFHVSVETTSQWLLKYILFSVPHLHSKNREDNSPKSRDGEAASRFRKGTPQDELSANHVLAERRRREKLNERFIMLRSLVPFVTKMDKASILGDTIEYVKQLRQKIQDLETRNKQMESEQRPRSVDRPQRTSTSDSLKKQKSGVTVVDRARSLGPVPDKRKMRVVEDSAGGGAKPKTVGALPQPEPVVHKELETSVEVSIIESDALLELECGFREGLLLDIMQMLRELRIETIAVQSSLNNGIFAGELRAKVKENVNGKKVSIVEVKRAIHKIIPHD, from the exons ATGGCTACCCCGCCTAGTAGCCGCTTGCAGACTATGTTACAGGCTGCAGTGCAATCGGTTCAATGGACATACAGTCTCTTTTGGCAAATGTGTCCACAACAAGG GACCTTAGTGTGGGGAGATGGGTATTACAATGGGCCAATCAAGACTAGAAAAACAGTGCAACCAATGGAGGTTACGACTGAAGAAGCCTCCTTGCAAAGGAGTCAGCAGCTTAGAGAGCTCTATGATTCATTATCAATAGGAGAGACCAACCAGCCAGCACGTCGACCTTGCGCCGCCTTGTCACCGGAGGACTTGACGGAGACTGAGTGGTTCTATCTGATGTGTGTTTCCTTCTCTTTCCCTCCTGGTGTTGG GTTACCAGGAAAGGCCTACGCAAGGAGACGACACGTATGGCTTACTGGTGCCAACGAGATTGATAGCAAAACTTTCTCCAGAGCAATCCTTGCCAAG ACTGTGGTGTGCATCCCTCTTCTCGATGGTGTTGTTGAATTTGGCACAACAGACAAG GTTCAAGAGGATCTTGGGCTTATCCAACACGTAAAAACCTTCTTTAGTGACCACCACCACCGCCACCTTACTCCCCCAAAACCAGCTTTATCCGAGCACTCCACTTCCAGCCCTGCCACCTCCTCTCATGACCACCCTCGTTTCCATCCTCCACCCATTCCTCCCTTCTATGTGGCTGCAGAGCCATCAGCCAATGCCGAACAAATTGATGAGGATGACGAAgaagatgaggaggaggaggaacatGATTCAGACTCAGAAGCCGAAACCAGTCGCGATGATCACTTAGAACCGAGACAAGCTCAAAACCCTCATCAAGTTGCAGCAGCTGAGCCGAGCGAGTTGATGCAACTTGAGATGTCTGAGGATATCAGGCTTGGTTCTCCTGATGATGGGTCTAATAACTTGGACTCggattttcctttgactggtcCAGACAACTCGATGGATCACCGGAGCCGAGCTGACTCGTATAAAGCGGAGTCCGCTCGGAGGTGGACAATGTTGCAAGACAACCCTTTCAGTGGCAACCTTCAGCCATCAGCTTCAG GACCACCTCCACTAGAAGACTTGGCGCAAGAGGACACGCACTACTCCCAAACCATATCGACCATCCTCCGAAGCCAACCGGTATGGCTGGCAGCAGAGCCATCGTCCATTGCATACGAGGCACGCTACCACCAATCAGCCTTTTCCAGGTGGACAAACCGCTCCGATCACCTCTTCCACGTGTCAGTTGAGACCACCTCTCAGTGGCTCCTGAAATACATTCTCTTTAGCGTACCACACCTCCACAGCAAAAACCGCGAGGACAATTCCCCAAAGTCACGTGATGGTGAAGCAGCCAGTCGGTTCCGCAAGGGGACCCCACAGGATGAGCTCAGTGCCAATCACGTGCTAGCAGAACGACGCCGGAGAGAGAAGTTAAACGAGAGGTTTATAATGCTAAGGTCGCTAGTGCCCTTCGTGACCAAAATGGACAAAGCATCAATATTAGGGGACACAATTGAATACGTGAAGCAACTCCGTCAAAAAATCCAGGATTTGGAGACGCGTAATAAACAGATGGAGAGTGAGCAACGCCCAAGATCGGTGGACCGTCCACAGAGGACTTCTACTTCCGATAGTTTGAAAAAGCAAAAGAGTGGGGTCACAGTGGTGGATCGGGCGAGGAGTCTTGGGCCTGTGCCAGATAAGAGGAAGATGAGGGTCGTAGAGGATAGTGCTGGTGGTGGTGCCAAGCCCAAAACGGTGGGTGCCTTGCCACAGCCAGAGCCGGTGGTCCATAAGGAGCTGGAGACCAGCGTAGAGGTGTCGATAATAGAGAGTGACGCATTGTTAGAGTTGGAATGTGGTTTTAGAGAGGGGCTTTTATTAGACATAATGCAAATGCTAAGGGAGCTCAGGATAGAAACTATTGCGGTTCAGTCTTCTTTGAACAATGGGATCTTTGCAGGGGAATTGAGGGCCAAG GTGAAGGAGAATGTTAATGGAAAGAAGGTGAGCATTGTGGAGGTGAAGAGAgcaatacataaaataataccCCATGATTGA